In Asanoa sp. WMMD1127, one genomic interval encodes:
- a CDS encoding AAA family ATPase, producing MTLPADHVVNTDATLPATDLETDLDGERDHLAASRKALRRMRDRAEALFSTGGNVAGDAYTAETLGRTLARRVAELADDPDTPLFFGRLDFGHGPAAEDHAGHRYHVGRRHVTDDDGEPMVLDWRAPVSRAFYRASARDPQGIAVRRRFGFSGGLLTSFEDEHLDRGEELGTASQILTAEIERPRVGPMRDIVATIQPEQDELVRADLDTSICVQGAPGTGKTAVGLHRAAYLLYLHRERLRRSGVLVVGPNRAFLSYISAVLPALGEVEVEQATVDDLLAAVPVRAQETPAAAAVKHDARMAAVLAAALDAHIAAPTEPITVPDGSYRWRIGAEVLRRLVDDVRREGLPYATARERIQARVVSLLQRQSEARRGDSPGDGWLRRMGKAKPVTEFLDQVWPALTPEGLVAEILTDPPAGILTDAERDLIRWPSAPRSLRSAKWTAADLVLIDEAAGLIERRPSFGHVVVDEAQDLSAMQARAIARRSEHGSITLLGDLAQGTAPWAAADWRDTLRHLGKPDAAVVPLTIGFRVPAAVVAFANRLLPALAVDVPAARSLRHDGGLTIDQVADLDAATVAEVHAALKHDGSVGVIAADPAVAGVRAALAAAGIESATADDVESQERVTVVPASVVKGLEYDHVVVVEPAAIVAAEPRGLHRLYVVLTRAVSRLAVLHTDPLPTPLQGTVRS from the coding sequence ATGACCCTGCCCGCTGATCATGTCGTGAACACCGATGCCACCCTGCCCGCGACCGACCTCGAGACCGATCTCGACGGCGAGCGCGACCACCTCGCCGCCTCCCGGAAAGCCCTGCGGCGGATGCGCGACCGCGCCGAGGCGCTGTTCAGCACCGGCGGCAACGTCGCCGGTGACGCCTACACCGCCGAAACCCTCGGGCGTACGCTGGCCCGCCGCGTCGCTGAGCTCGCCGACGACCCGGACACCCCACTGTTCTTCGGGCGGCTCGACTTCGGTCACGGGCCCGCGGCCGAGGACCACGCCGGGCACCGCTACCACGTCGGGCGCCGGCACGTCACCGATGACGACGGCGAGCCGATGGTGCTCGACTGGCGCGCCCCGGTGTCGCGGGCGTTCTATCGGGCCAGCGCCCGCGACCCGCAGGGCATCGCCGTGCGCCGCCGGTTCGGATTCAGTGGCGGGCTGCTGACCAGCTTCGAGGACGAGCACCTCGACCGCGGCGAGGAGTTGGGCACCGCGAGCCAGATCCTGACCGCCGAGATCGAGCGGCCCCGCGTCGGGCCGATGCGCGACATCGTCGCCACCATCCAGCCCGAGCAGGACGAGCTCGTCCGGGCCGACCTCGACACGTCGATCTGCGTGCAGGGCGCCCCCGGCACCGGCAAGACCGCGGTCGGTCTGCACCGCGCCGCCTACCTCCTTTACCTGCACCGGGAGCGGCTGCGCCGGTCCGGCGTCCTGGTCGTCGGTCCCAACCGGGCGTTCCTTTCCTACATCTCCGCCGTCCTGCCCGCCCTGGGTGAGGTCGAGGTCGAGCAGGCGACGGTCGACGACCTGCTCGCCGCCGTGCCCGTCCGCGCTCAGGAGACCCCGGCCGCCGCCGCGGTCAAGCACGACGCCCGGATGGCCGCCGTCCTGGCCGCGGCCCTCGACGCCCACATCGCCGCGCCGACCGAGCCGATCACCGTGCCCGACGGCTCCTACCGTTGGCGGATCGGCGCCGAGGTGCTCCGCCGGCTGGTCGACGACGTACGCCGTGAGGGCCTCCCCTATGCCACCGCCCGCGAGCGGATCCAGGCCCGGGTGGTCAGCCTGCTGCAACGCCAGTCGGAGGCGCGCCGCGGCGACTCACCCGGCGACGGCTGGCTGCGCCGGATGGGCAAGGCCAAGCCGGTCACCGAGTTCCTCGACCAGGTGTGGCCGGCGCTGACGCCCGAAGGCCTGGTCGCCGAGATCCTCACCGACCCGCCGGCGGGCATCCTGACCGACGCCGAACGCGACCTGATCCGCTGGCCGTCCGCACCGCGGTCGCTCAGGTCGGCCAAGTGGACCGCCGCCGACCTGGTGCTGATCGACGAGGCCGCCGGGCTGATCGAGCGTCGGCCGAGCTTCGGTCACGTGGTCGTCGACGAGGCCCAGGACCTCTCCGCGATGCAGGCCCGCGCGATCGCCCGGCGCAGCGAGCACGGCTCGATCACGCTGCTCGGCGACCTCGCCCAGGGCACCGCCCCGTGGGCCGCCGCCGACTGGCGCGACACCCTGCGCCATCTGGGCAAACCCGACGCGGCCGTGGTCCCGCTGACCATCGGCTTCCGCGTGCCGGCCGCGGTGGTCGCGTTCGCCAACCGCCTGCTGCCCGCGCTGGCCGTCGACGTGCCGGCGGCCCGCTCCCTGCGCCACGACGGCGGCCTGACGATCGACCAGGTCGCTGACCTCGACGCCGCGACGGTGGCCGAGGTGCACGCCGCCCTGAAGCACGACGGGTCGGTCGGCGTGATCGCGGCCGACCCGGCGGTGGCCGGCGTCCGGGCCGCACTGGCCGCGGCCGGCATCGAGTCCGCGACCGCCGACGACGTCGAGTCGCAGGAGCGCGTCACGGTGGTCCCGGCCTCGGTCGTCAAGGGCCTCGAGTACGACCACGTGGTCGTCGTCGAACCGGCCGCCATCGTCGCCGCGGAACCCCGGGGCCTACACCGCCTCTACGTCGTGCTGACCCGAGCCGTCAGCCGCCTGGCCGTGCTCCACACGGACCCGCTCCCCACCCCGCTGCAAGGAACGGTCCGTTCCTAA